Within the Maribacter sp. BPC-D8 genome, the region ATGCCTATTATCTAAACCATCATGAAAAAAAGAGAGATACTTACTTGTCACTAATTGAAAATTACAGAAGTCTAAAGCTAAAAATATTATCTCAAATACTAATAAATGCAAGAAGTTAAGTGAATTAGAAACTACCATTACATACCAAACCTAACCAAACCATCTAAAACATACCGTCATGGAAAATAGAATACTATTACCTACAGATTTCTCAAAGAACTCATGGAACGCTATACAGTACGCCATAAAACTCTTCGAAGATAAAAAGTGCACTTTTTACATTTTGCATGCCTATTCTAAAGAAACCCATGGCTTAGATAGTTTAACCTTATTAGATCCCGATGAAGCGTTTAATAAATTTTCTGAATTAAGATCAAGACAGGGCTTAGGCGATATATTATTACAATTATCGAAATTAAAAAATAATGAAAATCACGAATTTCATGTCGTATCAGAATCTACCTTACTTTTAGATGCTGTAAAAAGCCTGAATGAAAAACTTCATTTTAAAATGATTGTTATGGGTGCAAAAGGCATTACTAACAAAAAAGGAGAATCGTACGGGAAACAAACTCTTGAAATTTCAAGACAAATTAGAAAATGCCCCATTTTAGTGGTACCGGCAAAAGTAGATTTCAATCACCCTAAAGAAATTGTACTAACTACAGATTTCAATACTAAAATTAAATCATCTGAAATTAAATACTTGGTTGAAATCGCTAAACTAAGTAATGCCAGTATACAGGTATTGAGTTTAACACAACCGAAAAAGTTGAGCTTCTCTCAAAAAAGAAATAAGGTATTTATTCGTAGTCAGCTCAAAGGCGTAGACTACAAGTTTAATACGCTACGTAATGTAAAAATGGCAATTGCACTAAGTTGCTTTGTAGAGATTAGAGCCTCTAATATGATAAGTTATGTAGATAAAAAGCCTTCGTTTTGGGAACGTCTTGGTTTTGGCAAACTATCACTGAATAAGTTGGGTTACTACGCAAATGTACCCGTATTGGCACTACATGCCAAATAGGTTTTTTAAGCTCACATTCGTCGTTTCTGGTTGTTGCATATCGTACCTTTGTACCGCAAAAATGATCAAGGACTATGAACGACGATTTTCACAGATTACTATATAACTACCTTGTAGAAAGCGGACTAAGCGAAAAAGCGGCAGCCTATTTGAACCTTGCCATTTTATTAGTTATCGGTCTAGTACTTGCTTATTTCTTAGATCTTATAATTTGGAAAGTGCTGCGGTCAGTATCGCTAAAATTAGCGCAAAAGTCTAAAACCAATTTTGATAATTTTTTGGTAGCCAATAGAGTACCACGGTATATTGCTCATATTATACCGCTGAGCATGTTGGTAGAACTTGTACCCTTCGGATTTATAGGTTTTGATTATGCCGAAAAAATAGTATTAAAGTTTTTAAATGTACTGTTTGTTGTTCTTACACTTTATGTCGTTAAAAGTGTATTTAGAAGTCTCAATGATTATCTAAAAACAAAAACTCGGTTTAGAGATAAACCTATGGGCAGCTACATACAGGTGTTTATGATTTTTGCCTGGGTCTTAGGTACATTCACCATTTTCGCAATTATTACGGAGATACAAATCTGGAAATTTTTTACCGCTCTTGGTGCAGGATCAGCCGTAATTTTATTGATATTCAAAGATTCTATTCTTGGTCTAGTTGCCAGTATACAGGTTAGTATCAATGATATGGTTCGTATTGGTGATTGGATCAGTTTTGACAAATTTGGAGCAGATGGCGATGTGGTCGAAATATCGCTTGCAACGGTAAAAGTCCAAAATTTTGATAATACCATTACCACAATACCAACCTATGCGTTGATATCAGATTCTTTTAAAAACTGGCGTGGAATGCAAGAATCTGGCGGAAGGCGAATAAAACGAGCTTTGATCATTAGTC harbors:
- a CDS encoding universal stress protein, which encodes MENRILLPTDFSKNSWNAIQYAIKLFEDKKCTFYILHAYSKETHGLDSLTLLDPDEAFNKFSELRSRQGLGDILLQLSKLKNNENHEFHVVSESTLLLDAVKSLNEKLHFKMIVMGAKGITNKKGESYGKQTLEISRQIRKCPILVVPAKVDFNHPKEIVLTTDFNTKIKSSEIKYLVEIAKLSNASIQVLSLTQPKKLSFSQKRNKVFIRSQLKGVDYKFNTLRNVKMAIALSCFVEIRASNMISYVDKKPSFWERLGFGKLSLNKLGYYANVPVLALHAK
- a CDS encoding mechanosensitive ion channel family protein, yielding MNDDFHRLLYNYLVESGLSEKAAAYLNLAILLVIGLVLAYFLDLIIWKVLRSVSLKLAQKSKTNFDNFLVANRVPRYIAHIIPLSMLVELVPFGFIGFDYAEKIVLKFLNVLFVVLTLYVVKSVFRSLNDYLKTKTRFRDKPMGSYIQVFMIFAWVLGTFTIFAIITEIQIWKFFTALGAGSAVILLIFKDSILGLVASIQVSINDMVRIGDWISFDKFGADGDVVEISLATVKVQNFDNTITTIPTYALISDSFKNWRGMQESGGRRIKRALIISQKSIHFLSEADIEEFQKIQLIQPYLNTRSEQINTYNTANNIDKELAINGRNLTNIGVFRKYVNDYLQSHSAVNKGMTLMVRQLAPTPQGIPLEVYAFSSDKRWENYEYVMADIFDHLLAALPYFQLQVYEIPVPSFSNEN